A window of the Malaclemys terrapin pileata isolate rMalTer1 chromosome 6, rMalTer1.hap1, whole genome shotgun sequence genome harbors these coding sequences:
- the NDUFB6 gene encoding NADH dehydrogenase [ubiquinone] 1 beta subcomplex subunit 6 produces MAGYTPDEKLRLQQLRALRRRWLKDQELSPREPVLPPQKLGPVGRFWKRFLQPGSFWRLQTFKLYRAAVYTVGWLLIPAWIVHYYTKYHIMKRPYGVVATKHNIYPGDKIQETGEILPPFEEEPTGHH; encoded by the exons ATGGCTGGCTACACCCCCGACGAGAAGCTGCGGCTGCAGCAGCTGCGCGCCCTGCGGCGCCGCTGGCTCAAGGACCAGGAGCTGAGTCCGCGCGAGCCCGTTCTGCCCCCGCAGAAACTCGGGCCAGTGGGCCGCTTCTGGAAGCGCTTCCTGCAGCCGGGCTCCTTCTGGCGGCTGCAG ACTTTCAAGCTGTACAGAGCTGCTGTATATACTGTAGGTTGGCTCCTTATTCCTGCCTGGATTGTTCACTACTATACCAAATACCATATAATG AAAAGGCCATATGGTGTTGTTGCAACGAAGCACAACATATACCCA GGTGACAAAATTCAAGAGACAGGAGAAATACTCCCACCATTCGAAGAAGAGCCTACTGGTCATCACTGA